One genomic window of Methanomassiliicoccales archaeon includes the following:
- a CDS encoding hydrogenase iron-sulfur subunit, with translation MQGVRLLRSSLPSGGNRPHALHRFSAPGRGLCGPQGGDGVSNFEPKIIGFLCNFCAYAGADLAGVSHFQYSTNIRSIRVLCSTRITAHIILEVFSEGADGVLIGGCHIEDCCNLSAHIYTQKRVEMAWQLMEFVGLDPGRLRLEPVSASEGERFAEVVDDFVKYLKKLGPSPVKDNEELQVKLDAAIGTAREYRLRLLSGKELDLTQRGNVYGDLINVDELDELTEVVVKEDYERNLILQLTKTNPLSVKELAEEIGAPPQEILKQVVVLRSRNLIGMDSIEGPTPKYKALLRGGA, from the coding sequence ATGCAAGGGGTGCGGCTCCTGCGGAGCAGCCTGCCCAGTGGGGGCAATCGTCCTCATGCATTACACAGATTCTCAGCTCCTGGCCGAGGCCTGTGTGGCCCTCAAGGAGGTGATGGAGTGAGCAACTTTGAACCAAAGATCATTGGTTTCCTATGCAACTTCTGCGCCTATGCCGGTGCTGACCTGGCAGGCGTGAGTCATTTCCAGTATTCAACCAATATACGCTCTATCAGGGTGCTTTGCAGCACCAGGATTACCGCTCACATAATCCTCGAAGTGTTCAGCGAGGGAGCTGATGGGGTGTTGATCGGGGGTTGTCACATCGAGGACTGCTGCAATCTCTCCGCTCACATATACACGCAGAAGAGGGTGGAGATGGCATGGCAGTTGATGGAATTCGTTGGTCTTGACCCAGGGAGGCTGAGGTTAGAACCTGTCTCAGCCTCGGAAGGCGAGAGGTTCGCCGAGGTTGTCGACGATTTCGTCAAGTACCTGAAGAAGCTTGGACCATCCCCGGTCAAGGACAATGAGGAGCTTCAAGTGAAGCTCGACGCCGCTATTGGGACTGCCCGAGAGTACAGGCTGAGGCTTCTCAGCGGCAAGGAATTGGATCTTACTCAGAGAGGGAATGTCTACGGCGACCTCATCAACGTTGATGAACTGGATGAGCTGACCGAAGTGGTGGTAAAGGAGGACTATGAAAGAAATCTTATCCTCCAATTGACTAAGACCAATCCCCTCTCAGTAAAGGAATTGGCGGAAGAGATAGGTGCTCCCCCTCAAGAAATACTGAAGCAAGTAGTCGTTCTGAGGTCGAGGAATCTCATAGGCATGGACTCCATTGAGGGCCCTACACCGAAATACAAGGCTCTGTTGAGGGGAGGTGCCTGA
- a CDS encoding CoB--CoM heterodisulfide reductase iron-sulfur subunit A family protein, which translates to MVVGGGISGIQSALDLADSGFRVYLVEKKPSIGGVMAQLDKTFPTNDCAMCILAPKLVQAGRHHNITIINNADLEKCEGEPGNFKVTLKQRVPKVNPEKCIGCGTCAENCPVEYVDEFNEGLMRRKAISVLYLQAVPLVYSIDPELCIGCGACKLSCNTGAIDFELADRSVAVEVGSIILSPGSEEFEPSVKKEYGYGEYLNVVSSIEFERILSATGPYLGHVLRPSDGDIPSKIAFLQCVGSRDEKVGNTYCSSVCCMYALKQAIIAGEHAKGLEPHIFFMDVRAVGKEFEDYRKRAELERGVIIHRGVRVASLEEDPETKNIIVRYSEGGDVYEEEFEMAVLSVGLCPSNSAGKLQEVFGIELNKYGFCETGAWDPLSTSKEGIFVSGSFAAPMDIPTTVAEASGAAVKASAIISDRRNTLAKPKEYPHEVDIRTQEPRIGVFVCHCGINIGGVINVPEVVEYAKTLPNVVHAEANLYTCSQDTQEIIKRMINVNNLNRVIVASCTPRTHETLFQSTIREAGLNPYLFEMANIRDQCSWVHSHEPKKATEKAKDLVRMAVAKARLISPLERTKLEVYHSAAIIGGGLSGMITALEIAAQGFDVDIIERSDGLGGNLKRVHIYKDGKTGKQVSDELIAKISRNEKITVHLNAEIENISGFVGNFRISLPEEEIEAGTIILTTGAQEYQPTEYFYGEDDRVVTQLELAEMMAEKPLEAKNVVMIQCVGSRTKDNPMCSRICCSTAMNNAISIKKANPEAEVYMFYKDIRTYGFKEDLYREAGELGVKFIRMPDDTMPDMTVDGGIIDISAQDVILGDKVSVQPDMVVLSTGIKPNPDNEELAKMLKVPLSKDGFFLEAHMKLRPVDFATEGVFLAGLAHWPKLADESIAQAAGAASRSIMVISKDTVEGEATISYVEEVKCRGCARCEAVCEFSAITVQEVEPGVFKASINPALCKGCGTCAVTCCNGAIISKHFTNEQILAMVESCLEGVRY; encoded by the coding sequence ATGGTCGTCGGGGGCGGCATCTCTGGAATACAGTCAGCCCTGGATCTTGCCGACTCAGGCTTCAGAGTCTACTTGGTGGAGAAGAAGCCAAGCATCGGGGGCGTGATGGCCCAGCTGGACAAGACCTTCCCCACCAACGATTGCGCGATGTGCATACTCGCCCCAAAACTCGTGCAGGCGGGAAGGCATCACAACATCACAATAATAAACAATGCGGATCTTGAAAAATGCGAGGGTGAGCCCGGAAATTTCAAGGTGACGCTCAAACAGAGGGTACCCAAGGTCAACCCAGAGAAATGCATAGGCTGCGGAACCTGTGCAGAGAACTGTCCCGTCGAGTACGTAGATGAGTTCAACGAGGGGCTCATGAGGAGGAAAGCGATATCTGTGCTTTACCTTCAAGCGGTTCCCCTGGTATACAGCATTGATCCCGAACTCTGCATAGGGTGCGGTGCCTGCAAGCTCTCATGCAATACCGGAGCCATCGATTTCGAGCTGGCGGACAGGTCCGTAGCGGTCGAGGTGGGTTCTATCATTCTTTCGCCTGGTTCGGAGGAATTTGAGCCTTCGGTGAAGAAGGAGTATGGCTATGGAGAATACCTGAATGTGGTGAGCAGCATAGAATTTGAAAGGATTCTCAGCGCCACTGGCCCATATCTCGGGCATGTGCTTAGACCTTCAGATGGTGACATACCCTCCAAGATAGCGTTCTTGCAATGCGTTGGGTCCAGGGATGAGAAGGTAGGAAACACCTACTGCTCATCAGTCTGCTGCATGTACGCGCTCAAGCAGGCCATCATCGCTGGGGAACACGCCAAGGGACTGGAACCGCACATCTTCTTCATGGATGTGAGAGCGGTCGGAAAGGAGTTCGAGGACTACCGCAAGCGCGCTGAGCTTGAACGTGGCGTTATTATTCACCGGGGAGTTAGGGTGGCCTCTCTCGAGGAAGACCCTGAGACCAAGAACATTATCGTCAGGTACAGCGAAGGGGGCGATGTTTACGAGGAAGAGTTCGAAATGGCAGTCCTTTCGGTAGGTCTCTGCCCTTCGAACAGCGCCGGGAAATTGCAGGAGGTCTTCGGCATTGAGCTGAACAAGTACGGCTTCTGTGAAACCGGTGCTTGGGATCCGCTGAGTACATCCAAGGAGGGCATATTCGTAAGCGGGTCATTCGCTGCTCCCATGGACATCCCGACCACGGTGGCCGAGGCTTCGGGAGCAGCGGTTAAGGCATCGGCAATCATTTCGGATAGGAGGAATACACTTGCCAAACCAAAGGAGTATCCTCATGAGGTCGACATAAGGACTCAAGAGCCCAGAATAGGGGTGTTCGTATGCCACTGCGGCATCAACATCGGCGGGGTGATCAACGTCCCGGAGGTGGTGGAGTATGCAAAGACCCTGCCAAATGTCGTTCACGCCGAGGCGAACCTGTACACCTGCTCCCAGGATACTCAGGAGATCATCAAGAGGATGATCAATGTGAACAACCTCAACAGGGTGATCGTGGCATCATGCACACCGAGGACTCACGAGACTCTATTCCAGAGTACCATCAGGGAAGCCGGCCTGAACCCGTATCTCTTCGAGATGGCCAACATACGCGACCAATGCTCATGGGTGCACTCTCACGAGCCAAAGAAAGCCACGGAGAAAGCCAAGGACCTTGTGAGAATGGCGGTGGCGAAGGCAAGGCTCATCTCACCTTTGGAGAGGACTAAACTTGAAGTCTATCACTCAGCCGCCATCATTGGAGGTGGCCTCTCTGGGATGATTACCGCCCTCGAGATCGCCGCCCAAGGCTTCGATGTGGACATCATCGAAAGATCGGATGGCCTTGGAGGCAATCTGAAGCGGGTCCACATTTACAAGGATGGAAAGACCGGCAAGCAGGTATCCGATGAGCTCATTGCTAAGATCTCTAGAAACGAGAAGATTACCGTACATCTGAACGCTGAGATTGAGAACATCTCGGGTTTCGTGGGCAACTTTAGGATATCACTTCCGGAGGAAGAGATTGAGGCAGGCACGATAATACTGACCACGGGAGCACAGGAATACCAGCCCACCGAGTACTTCTACGGTGAGGATGACCGCGTGGTCACACAGCTGGAGTTGGCAGAGATGATGGCCGAGAAACCTCTCGAGGCCAAGAATGTGGTCATGATCCAGTGTGTTGGCTCCCGCACTAAGGATAATCCGATGTGCAGCCGCATCTGCTGCTCGACTGCCATGAACAATGCGATCAGCATCAAGAAGGCCAACCCTGAGGCCGAGGTATACATGTTCTACAAAGACATCCGGACCTACGGCTTCAAGGAAGATCTCTACAGGGAGGCAGGCGAGCTTGGCGTGAAGTTCATAAGGATGCCGGACGACACCATGCCAGACATGACGGTGGATGGAGGCATCATCGATATTTCCGCCCAGGATGTGATTCTTGGGGACAAGGTGTCGGTACAACCGGATATGGTGGTACTCTCCACAGGCATTAAGCCCAATCCCGACAACGAGGAATTGGCGAAGATGCTCAAAGTTCCCCTTAGCAAGGATGGCTTTTTCCTGGAGGCTCACATGAAGCTCAGGCCGGTGGACTTCGCCACCGAGGGGGTGTTCCTTGCAGGCCTTGCCCATTGGCCTAAGCTCGCGGACGAGAGCATCGCCCAGGCGGCGGGAGCCGCATCAAGATCAATAATGGTGATATCCAAGGACACCGTGGAGGGTGAGGCCACAATAAGCTATGTGGAGGAGGTGAAATGTCGGGGCTGCGCTAGATGCGAGGCAGTCTGTGAGTTCTCCGCCATCACAGTGCAGGAAGTTGAGCCAGGAGTTTTCAAGGCCAGCATCAACCCCGCGCTCTGCAAAGGATGCGGTACATGTGCAGTGACATGCTGCAACGGGGCTATCATCAGCAAACATTTCACCAACGAGCAGATACTTGCAATGGTCGAGTCCTGCCTAGAGGGGGTGAGATATTGA